A region of Lycium barbarum isolate Lr01 chromosome 1, ASM1917538v2, whole genome shotgun sequence DNA encodes the following proteins:
- the LOC132629892 gene encoding probable WRKY transcription factor 65 produces MEGVRQKDPFFHKQEDSRHSIKLKRHREDSAGNSAEGPLSGDEVAEVSMSSPRKFSKRGAKKRVISVPIRDCDGSRSNYKGEAYPPSDSWSWRKYGQKPIKGSPYPRGYYRCSSSKGCPVKKQVDRSPHDPTVFLITYSSDHNHPLPAAATKHRHPTTTSAATDVDFSATTPEDQSAIFTYQPDDNFLEINAGELGWFSDEGWSTLMESTSSLVGSTWVDDDVALMLPIGEEDQSLFGDLDELPECSVVFRRYRVESLIHSEKRLR; encoded by the exons ATGGAAGGGGTGCGACAAAAAGATCCATTTTTTCATAAGCAAGAAGATTCCCGACATTCGATAAAATTGAAACGCCATAGAGAAGACTCTGCAGGAAATTCAGCTGAGGGTCCTTTATCTGGCGATGAAGTAGCCGAAGTTAGCATGTCATCACCTAGAAAATTCAG TAAAAGAGGGGCAAAGAAGAGAGTAATTTCAGTGCCAATTAGGGACTGTGATGGATCAAGAAGTAATTATAAAGGGGAAGCTTATCCTCCATCTGATTCTTGGTCTTGGAGGAAGTATGGCCAAAAGCCAATTAAAGGATCACCTTATCCCAG AGGATATTATCGATGTAGCAGCTCAAAAGGTTGTCCAGTGAAAAAACAAGTAGACCGTAGCCCCCATGACCCCACCGTGTTCCTTATCACCTACTCATCCGACCACAACCACCCTCTTCCAGCAGCCGCCACCAAACACCGCCACCCCACCACCACTTCTGCTGCCACAGACGTCGATTTTTCTGCGACCACTCCAGAAGATCAATCAGCTATCTTCACATACCAACCTGACGACAACTTCCTAGAGATCAATGCTGGAGAGTTGGGTTGGTTCTCCGATGAGGGGTGGTCCACATTGATGGAGAGTACGTCGTCGCTGGTGGGGTCCACTTGGGTTGATGATGATGTGGCACTAATGTTGCCGATTGGCGAGGAGGACCAATCATTATTTGGTGATCTCGATGAGTTACCGGAATGTTCGGTGGTTTTTCGACGATATAGGGTGGAGTCGCTGATACACTCGGAGAAAAGGTTACGATAA